A single genomic interval of Candidatus Sulfotelmatobacter sp. harbors:
- the ilvB gene encoding biosynthetic-type acetolactate synthase large subunit yields the protein MNKGAEIVLRCLRAEGVELAFGYPGGAIMPLYDALEGSGVRHILTRHEQGAVFAAEGYARVTGEVGVAMATSGPGATNLVTGIADAKMDSVPLVCITGQVRSALIGTDAFQETDVFGVTLSLTKWSRLVRTIDEIPEAIAEGFYWARSGRPGPVVIDIPTDLLKAKKEFAGAVKFTPHARPADAKADGGFTDTIVALLQRASKPVALVGAGAKLSGAIRALRQLLDELNVPTFATVHGLGAVPADASYYLGMVGMHGTRAANTALNETDLLMVFGARLDDRVTGEPTRFAPHAKIVHFEIDPAQLDRVRPCEVAVIGNLAETIPAFQAELRRHTSSLPDFSDWRAVACGEERAELDPRGLAQPTIRFLDELFSRLPQDSVVIADVGQHQMWAAQRYRSSSPRGFITSGGLGAMGFALPAAVGAQLAKPETCVLCVSGDGGFQMNIQELATVHRLGLPVKMVIIDNKYLGMVRQWQQLFYQRNYAETDLSDNPDFVEIAKAYKIHGFRLNEDAMREFPVSLETGDQIDRFLRSPEPELLVFDCAPEANVFPMVPAGAALSEMMLEEEPAL from the coding sequence ATGAATAAGGGAGCGGAGATCGTTTTGCGGTGCTTGCGCGCTGAAGGGGTGGAGTTGGCGTTTGGGTATCCCGGGGGGGCGATCATGCCTCTTTATGACGCGCTGGAGGGCAGTGGCGTGCGGCATATTCTGACGCGGCATGAGCAGGGGGCGGTGTTTGCGGCGGAGGGGTATGCGCGGGTAACCGGCGAAGTGGGCGTCGCGATGGCGACGAGCGGGCCGGGGGCGACGAATCTGGTGACGGGGATTGCCGACGCGAAGATGGATTCGGTGCCGCTGGTGTGCATTACGGGGCAGGTGCGGAGTGCGTTGATTGGGACGGATGCGTTTCAGGAGACGGACGTTTTCGGCGTGACGTTGTCGTTGACGAAATGGAGCCGGCTAGTGCGGACGATTGACGAGATTCCGGAGGCGATCGCCGAGGGATTTTATTGGGCTCGCAGCGGAAGGCCAGGGCCGGTCGTAATTGATATTCCGACCGATTTGCTGAAGGCGAAGAAAGAGTTTGCCGGGGCGGTGAAGTTTACGCCGCATGCGCGGCCTGCCGACGCGAAGGCCGACGGCGGGTTCACGGACACGATTGTGGCGTTGCTGCAACGGGCGTCGAAGCCGGTGGCGCTGGTGGGGGCGGGGGCGAAACTTTCGGGAGCGATTCGGGCGTTGCGGCAGTTGCTCGATGAGCTGAATGTTCCGACATTTGCGACGGTGCATGGGCTGGGCGCGGTTCCGGCCGATGCTTCCTATTATCTGGGCATGGTCGGCATGCATGGGACGCGGGCGGCTAACACGGCTTTGAACGAGACCGATCTGCTGATGGTATTTGGAGCGCGGCTGGACGATCGCGTGACGGGCGAGCCGACGCGGTTTGCGCCGCACGCGAAGATTGTGCACTTTGAAATCGATCCGGCGCAATTGGACCGGGTGCGTCCGTGTGAAGTGGCGGTGATAGGGAATTTGGCGGAGACGATTCCGGCGTTTCAGGCGGAGTTGCGGCGGCATACTTCATCCCTTCCGGATTTTTCTGATTGGCGCGCGGTGGCTTGCGGGGAGGAACGCGCGGAGTTGGATCCGCGAGGGCTGGCGCAGCCGACGATTCGATTTCTGGACGAACTTTTTTCGCGGCTGCCGCAGGATTCGGTCGTGATTGCCGATGTGGGGCAACATCAGATGTGGGCGGCGCAGCGGTATCGGTCATCGTCGCCGCGCGGGTTTATTACATCCGGCGGATTGGGAGCGATGGGCTTCGCTTTGCCGGCGGCGGTGGGCGCGCAGTTGGCCAAGCCGGAGACTTGCGTGCTGTGCGTCTCGGGCGATGGCGGATTCCAGATGAATATTCAGGAACTGGCGACCGTGCATCGGCTGGGGCTGCCGGTGAAGATGGTAATCATCGACAACAAATATCTGGGCATGGTGCGGCAGTGGCAGCAGCTGTTTTATCAGCGGAATTATGCGGAGACGGATTTGAGCGACAATCCGGATTTTGTGGAGATCGCGAAGGCGTACAAGATACATGGCTTTCGGCTGAATGAAGATGCGATGCGGGAGTTTCCGGTGTCGTTGGAGACTGGCGATCAGATCGATCGCTTCTTGCGATCGCCGGAGCCGGAGTTGCTGGTGTTTGATTGTGCGCCGGAGGCGAATGTGTTTCCGATGGTTCCGGCGGGTGCGGCGTTGTCGGAGATGATGTTGGAAGAGGAACCGGCGCTGTAG
- the ilvD gene encoding dihydroxy-acid dehydratase, producing the protein MDLKHISRGITEGRDRAGARSMFKAVGYTDADLARPLIGVANTWIETMPCNFHLRRLSAKVKEGIREAGGTPMEFNTIAISDGETMGTEGMRASLVSRELIADSIELVCRGQMFDAVVCVVGCDKTIPAAAMALARINLPGMVLYGGTIAPGSYRGKDVTIQDVYEAIGANMAGKMSETELRELENAACPGAGACGGQYTANTMSTVMEVIGLSPMGFNSVPAMDPQKDQVSFACGKVVMNVLQKGIKPRDILTREAFENAIASVAASGGSTNAVLHLLAIAREAGIELEIDDFQTVSERTPLLADLKPSGRFVAADMHRAGGIGLLAQRLLKGKKLHASPITVTGLSVGAEAEKATETPGQEVIVPFDKPLKATGGLVILKGNLAPEGCVAKISGHERLEHRGPARVFDCEEDAMAAVTAKKIQAGDVVVIRNEGPKGGPGMREMLGVTAAIVGEGLGGSVALLTDGRFSGATRGLMAGHVSPEAALGGPICAVRDGDMIRFDVGARVLEVEISVAELRQRMAAWKAPAPRYPKGVFAKYAALVSSASQGAITGPR; encoded by the coding sequence ATGGATCTCAAGCACATTAGCCGCGGAATTACTGAGGGGCGCGACCGGGCGGGGGCGCGCTCGATGTTCAAGGCCGTTGGATACACCGATGCGGATCTGGCGCGTCCGCTGATCGGCGTGGCCAATACGTGGATCGAGACTATGCCGTGCAATTTTCATCTGCGGCGGTTGTCGGCGAAGGTGAAGGAAGGGATTCGCGAGGCGGGCGGCACGCCGATGGAGTTCAACACCATTGCGATTTCCGATGGCGAGACGATGGGGACGGAGGGGATGCGGGCGTCGCTGGTGAGCCGCGAGTTGATTGCGGACTCGATTGAGCTGGTCTGCCGCGGGCAGATGTTTGACGCCGTCGTGTGCGTGGTGGGATGCGACAAGACGATTCCGGCGGCGGCGATGGCGCTGGCGCGCATCAATCTGCCGGGGATGGTTCTTTATGGTGGCACGATCGCACCGGGAAGTTATCGCGGGAAAGACGTCACTATACAGGACGTGTACGAGGCGATCGGCGCAAACATGGCTGGCAAGATGAGCGAGACGGAGCTGCGTGAGTTGGAAAATGCGGCGTGTCCGGGCGCGGGTGCGTGTGGTGGGCAGTACACGGCGAATACGATGTCGACGGTGATGGAAGTGATTGGGCTCTCGCCGATGGGATTCAACAGCGTGCCGGCGATGGATCCGCAGAAGGATCAGGTTTCGTTCGCGTGCGGCAAAGTTGTGATGAACGTGCTGCAAAAGGGAATCAAGCCGCGCGACATTCTGACGCGGGAGGCGTTCGAGAATGCGATCGCGTCGGTCGCGGCTTCGGGCGGATCGACGAATGCGGTGCTGCATCTCCTGGCGATTGCGCGCGAGGCCGGGATCGAGTTGGAGATTGACGATTTTCAGACCGTGAGCGAGCGCACTCCGTTGCTTGCCGATCTGAAACCTTCGGGGCGATTTGTGGCCGCAGATATGCATCGCGCAGGAGGCATTGGTTTGCTGGCGCAGCGGTTGCTGAAGGGAAAGAAGCTGCATGCTTCGCCGATCACCGTTACTGGGCTTTCCGTTGGAGCCGAGGCGGAGAAAGCAACAGAGACTCCAGGGCAGGAAGTGATCGTGCCGTTCGACAAGCCTTTGAAGGCGACGGGCGGGCTCGTGATTCTCAAAGGAAATCTTGCGCCGGAGGGATGCGTGGCGAAGATCAGCGGGCATGAACGGCTGGAGCATCGCGGTCCGGCGCGGGTGTTTGACTGCGAGGAAGATGCCATGGCTGCGGTCACGGCGAAGAAGATTCAGGCCGGCGACGTAGTTGTGATTCGCAATGAGGGTCCGAAGGGCGGTCCGGGGATGCGGGAGATGCTGGGCGTGACAGCCGCGATTGTGGGCGAAGGGCTCGGCGGTTCAGTGGCGCTGCTGACTGATGGACGATTCAGCGGGGCGACGCGCGGGCTAATGGCGGGACATGTTTCTCCGGAGGCAGCGCTGGGCGGGCCGATTTGTGCGGTGCGCGATGGCGACATGATTCGCTTCGACGTTGGAGCGCGTGTGCTGGAGGTTGAGATCAGCGTGGCCGAATTGCGGCAGCGGATGGCGGCGTGGAAGGCACCGGCGCCGCGGTATCCGAAGGGCGTGTTTGCGAAGTATGCGGCGCTGGTTTCGTCGGCGTCGCAGGGGGCGATTACGGGGCCGCGGTAA
- the leuC gene encoding 3-isopropylmalate dehydratase large subunit, which translates to MAEKKTLFEKIWNAHLVAEPAGRSPILYIDLHLVHEVTSPQAFDGLRVAGRKVRQPARTVATVDHNIPTEPRGTPITDLIAARQIAALQANCQEFGIRLFDMDSPEQGIVHVIGPELGLTQPGMTIVCGDSHTSTHGALGSLAFGIGTSEVEHVLATQCLAQQTPKTMKIDVRGNLADGVTAKDLALGIIGQIGTDGATGHVIEYAGSAVRALSMEGRMTLCNMSIEAGARAGMVAPDETTFAYVKGKRFAPRNGEWEKAVEYWHSLPTDEGATFDKVVEIDGAQLCPFVTWGTNPGMVAPVTGRVPDVGELADSERRASELALQYMGLEPGRRIADIEIDRVFIGSCTNSRIEDLRAAARVARGHHVSSKVRAMVVPGSQAVKRTAEQEGLDRVFLDAGFEWRESGCSMCLGMNPDILQPGERCASTSNRNFEGRQGRGGRTHLVSPMMAAAAAIAGHFTDIREWKFR; encoded by the coding sequence ATGGCAGAGAAGAAAACTTTATTCGAGAAGATTTGGAACGCCCACCTGGTGGCGGAGCCGGCGGGGCGGTCGCCTATTCTTTATATCGATTTGCATCTGGTGCATGAGGTGACTTCGCCGCAGGCTTTTGATGGATTACGAGTTGCTGGAAGAAAGGTGCGGCAGCCGGCGCGGACTGTGGCGACGGTGGATCACAATATTCCGACCGAACCGCGTGGAACTCCGATCACCGATTTGATTGCGGCCAGGCAGATTGCGGCGTTGCAGGCGAACTGCCAGGAGTTCGGCATCCGGCTGTTTGATATGGATTCGCCGGAGCAGGGGATCGTGCATGTGATTGGTCCGGAGTTGGGGCTGACGCAGCCGGGGATGACGATTGTTTGCGGGGACAGCCATACCAGCACGCACGGAGCTTTAGGCTCACTGGCTTTCGGGATTGGGACGTCGGAAGTGGAGCATGTTCTGGCGACACAGTGCCTGGCGCAGCAGACGCCGAAGACGATGAAGATCGACGTGCGCGGCAACCTAGCGGACGGAGTAACGGCGAAAGATCTGGCGCTGGGGATCATTGGGCAGATTGGGACCGATGGTGCGACTGGGCACGTGATCGAATACGCTGGGTCGGCGGTGCGTGCACTCTCGATGGAAGGGCGCATGACGCTATGCAATATGAGCATTGAGGCGGGAGCGCGGGCCGGGATGGTGGCGCCGGATGAGACGACCTTCGCGTATGTGAAGGGGAAGCGATTCGCTCCGCGAAATGGGGAGTGGGAAAAGGCCGTCGAATACTGGCATAGTTTGCCGACCGATGAAGGCGCAACTTTCGATAAAGTGGTGGAGATCGATGGGGCGCAGCTTTGTCCGTTTGTGACCTGGGGGACCAATCCCGGGATGGTTGCGCCGGTGACGGGGCGGGTGCCGGACGTGGGGGAATTGGCGGATTCCGAACGGCGGGCTTCGGAATTGGCTTTGCAGTATATGGGGCTGGAACCGGGGCGGCGGATTGCGGATATTGAAATTGACCGGGTGTTTATTGGGTCGTGCACGAATTCTCGGATTGAAGATTTGCGGGCGGCAGCGCGCGTGGCGCGAGGACATCATGTCAGCTCGAAAGTGCGGGCAATGGTGGTGCCGGGATCGCAGGCGGTGAAGCGGACGGCGGAGCAGGAAGGGCTGGATCGGGTTTTTCTCGACGCGGGATTTGAGTGGCGGGAGTCGGGATGCTCGATGTGCCTGGGAATGAATCCGGATATTTTACAGCCGGGGGAACGTTGCGCTTCGACCAGCAACCGGAATTTTGAGGGGCGGCAGGGGCGCGGAGGACGGACGCATCTGGTGAGTCCGATGATGGCGGCGGCGGCGGCGATTGCTGGGCATTTTACGGATATTCGGGAGTGGAAGTTTCGGTGA
- the leuD gene encoding 3-isopropylmalate dehydratase small subunit, translating into MKVFTVHRGRVAPLDRVNVDTDQIIPKQFLKRIERTGFGQFLFYDWRFDADGKKNAEFVLDDPRYEGASILVAGKNFGCGSSREHAVWALADFGFRAVISSSFADIFANNSAKNGFLAVRVGEDEVAQVMRRAQEIDDYQITIDLEQCEVSDDKGFCAKFAIDEFVRHCLLNGLDDIGLTQQHEAEIAAYEAGHPTPAGLRS; encoded by the coding sequence ATGAAGGTATTCACTGTGCATCGCGGGCGCGTGGCGCCGCTGGATCGAGTCAATGTGGACACGGACCAGATCATCCCGAAGCAGTTTTTGAAAAGGATTGAACGGACGGGCTTTGGACAGTTTTTGTTTTACGACTGGCGGTTCGACGCCGATGGCAAGAAGAACGCCGAGTTTGTGCTCGACGATCCGCGCTACGAAGGCGCGAGCATTCTGGTGGCGGGGAAGAATTTCGGGTGCGGGTCGTCGCGCGAGCATGCGGTGTGGGCGCTGGCCGACTTCGGATTCCGGGCGGTGATCTCGTCGTCGTTCGCGGATATTTTCGCCAACAACAGCGCGAAGAATGGATTCCTGGCGGTGCGGGTGGGTGAAGATGAAGTTGCGCAGGTGATGCGGCGGGCGCAGGAGATCGACGACTATCAGATCACGATTGATCTGGAGCAGTGCGAAGTGAGCGACGATAAAGGATTTTGCGCGAAGTTTGCCATCGACGAGTTTGTCCGCCATTGCCTGTTGAACGGGCTCGACGATATTGGGCTCACGCAACAGCATGAAGCGGAGATTGCTGCGTATGAAGCGGGGCATCCGACGCCGGCGGGGCTGAGGTCGTGA